GGCCCAATTGATGCAAAAATCACTGATGCTGTTGAAAAAGTAGCACCAGGCGTAATTTGGCGTCAAGGCGTAGATCAACCTGTTCAAACTGGTTATAAATCAGTTGATACCATGATCCCTGTAGGTCGTGGTCAGCGTGAGTTGATCATTGGTGACCGTCAAACTGGTAAAACAGCGATGGCGATCGATGCGATCATCGCGCAGAAGAACTCTGGCATTAAATGTATCTATGTTGCTGTTGGTCAAAAACAATCGACCATCGCAAACGTGGTACGTAAGCTAGAAGAAACTGGCGCTATGGCCTACACCACTGTTGTCGCAGCTGCGGCAGCTGATCCTGCAGCAATGCAGTATTTGGCTCCATATGCTGGCTGTACAATGGGCGAATATTTCCGTGACCGCGGTGAAGATGCGTTGATCATTTATGATGACTTGTCTAAACAAGCGGTTGCGTATCGTCAGATTTCATTGCTTCTTCGTCGTCCACCAGGTCGTGAAGCATATCCTGGTGACGTATTCTATCTACACTCACGTCTTCTTGAACGTGCTTCTCGTGTATCTGCTGAATACGTTGAGAAATTCACTAACGGTGAAGTAAAAGGCCAAACTGGTTCTTTAACTGCATTGCCGATTATTGAAACTCAAGCAGGTGACGTATCTGCATTCGTACCAACCAACGTAATTTCGATTACTGATGGTCAGATCTTCCTTGAAACATCACTGTTCAACGCGGGTATCCGTCCTGCTGTGAACGCGGGTATCTCTGTATCTCGTGTTGGTGGTGCTGCTCAAACCAAGATCATCAAGAAATTGGCTGGTGGTATCCGTACTGCGCTTGCACAGTATCGTGAATTGGCAGCGTTTGCTCAGTTCGCTTCTGACCTTGACGAAGCAACTCGTAAACAACTTGAACACGGTCAACGTGTAACTGAGTTGATGAAGCAAAAGCAATATGCGCCATATTCAATTGCTGACCAAGCTGTTTCAGTTTACGCATCTAACGAAGGTTACATGGCTGACGTAGCTGTGAACAAGATCGTAGACTTT
This portion of the Acinetobacter sp. GSS19 genome encodes:
- the atpA gene encoding F0F1 ATP synthase subunit alpha, which encodes MQQLNPSEISALIKQRIGDLDTSATAKNEGTIVMVSDGIVRIHGLADAMYGEMIEFDGGLFGMALNLEQDSVGAVVLGNYLSLQEGQKARCTGRVLEVPVGPELLGRVVDALGNPIDGKGPIDAKITDAVEKVAPGVIWRQGVDQPVQTGYKSVDTMIPVGRGQRELIIGDRQTGKTAMAIDAIIAQKNSGIKCIYVAVGQKQSTIANVVRKLEETGAMAYTTVVAAAAADPAAMQYLAPYAGCTMGEYFRDRGEDALIIYDDLSKQAVAYRQISLLLRRPPGREAYPGDVFYLHSRLLERASRVSAEYVEKFTNGEVKGQTGSLTALPIIETQAGDVSAFVPTNVISITDGQIFLETSLFNAGIRPAVNAGISVSRVGGAAQTKIIKKLAGGIRTALAQYRELAAFAQFASDLDEATRKQLEHGQRVTELMKQKQYAPYSIADQAVSVYASNEGYMADVAVNKIVDFDAALISYFRSEHAALMKQIDETGDYNKDIEAAIKAGIENFKATQTF